Genomic segment of Candidatus Flexicrinis affinis:
AATCGTTCTGCCCGAGCGAGTAGCGGATGATCAGATTGGGAATTCGACTGTCTGTATACAAATAGTGGCCGAAGCGCTCGAATGCCAGCAGGTTATCCTCGCCCGGCTCGAGCCACGAAAAACTATTGAAGTTGATGCGATTGCCGCCCCACAGCGGGACGAACGGCGTCACGCCCCGTAGTACCGCCTCCTCCCAGTCGAACAGGATGGGAGGGTGGGTATCCGCAAGATTGCGATACATCTGGTTGCGGCTGAAGGGATACTCGCGCAGATCACCAAGCAAGGGGAAAAACGCGTAGTCCTCAAAGCCGGAAAACGGGAAGTCGTTCGGGAAGTAGGACAGACCCGTGCGCTCGAACAGCCAGTCCAGCGGGATGTTCGGAAAGCCGCGCCAGCGCGTTCCATCGATCGCGCCGTCACCGTCGAAGTCGTAAACCACGTATTCGGATTGCGGCCTGCCCTCTTCATCGAATGGCACTTCGACACGGACTGTGCTGACAACTCGGCGGAAAACCTCAATCTTCACCGCGGGATTGACCCGTCCCTCCGGCGAAACGAACGGCGCTTCGGCCGTGATCACCGCCGATGGAAACGCCGCCTCGTCGATCTCAACACGACCCTCAGCCGAGATGTCAAGCGACACTCGCCGGTTTCCATCCACATCGTCCCACAACTCAGCACGATAGAGGTCGTCTTCATGCGTGAAGCGGAGCACTAGCCGTGGACCAGGCGAGTTAGCCTTCTCGTAAATCCAGATGTCATTGACGAAGTCGGTGGTGTCCTGCCAACCTGATCCCCACGCGCTGTCGTTGCCCTGATCGTACACAGACACACGCACGCGATCCGAGAACAGATCGGACTCAAATGTGACGACGTCGGGTATGCCGTCTCCGTCGAGGTCATTCTGCTGAAAGTCGAATTGCGCCGGGCCAGCTTCGTTCGCCTGCGCAAGCACCGGAGACAGACTGCACACCATCATGACGGTAAGAACAAGCCAAACCGTCCTGGTTCGTATCCATGTCATGACGAATCGCTCATATTGTCATGACATGATCATACCAAATTTGGAGATTCAGCAAGGCCCACACCTTGAACGAAAGGCGATCGTCGCCCGCAAAGAACCGGCCTACGAGGGCGGCAGTGGACTCCGGATTGAGCACCGTCCCGTCAAGGTGCGGTCCGCTCAGGAGCTCGTGGATCAGCGGGCGCAGCGGCCCGCGCAGCCATCCTTCAGTGGGGGTCGAGAAGGGACGCTTAGGCCGATTCAGGACGTGATCGGGCACGACATCTTTGAACGCCTCACGCAGCAGGTACTTGGATTGCCCGCCATGGAGCCTCGTACGGAGGGGCACGGACAACGCGGCGCGAACCACTTCGAGGTCTTGCAGTGGAACGCGCGCCTCAATCGAGTGCAACATCGTCATGCGATCGACGCGGTGGTTGAACTGCTCACGCACCCACAGCAGCAGATCTAGAAGCGCGAGCGCATCGGGCAGCTCGAGCGTGCCTAAACCTGATAAACGGTCGTTGACCAGCGCCTCGACAGCTTCGTCCGTGACCTGAGGAGCGAAATCGCGCGGCACGAGTGCCTGCTTTTCCGCCTCGGTGAGCAGCTCGAACGTATAGCGATAGTACGTGCTGACCGGCGCGTGCAGCTTGGTGCGCAGATCACGTGCCTTGATACCCAATGTCCGGCCCCGGCCAATGCGTTCCAGCAGCGGCAGCGCGGCACGCAGTGCCGGAATGCGCTCCAAGGTTTGATGCCGAAAGGCGGCTGTATGCCACGGATACCCGCCGAACAGCTCGTCGCTGCCGTCGCCGGTGAGGATTACGATAGCGCCATGCTTTCGGGCTTCTGCCGCGAGTAAGTTAAGTGACGTGAACGATGGTTCCCATGTCGGTTCGTCGAGGCCGACAACGCTGCGGACGAGCAGGTCGGGCACGTCGAGGGTCGGGCTGACCAGCAGCTCGTGATGATCCATGCCGAGGTCGCGGGCGACCTGCCGCGCGTGGATCAAGTCGCGGTTGTAGATCGAGGTCTCGTCCACGCGGCCCGCGGCGTCGGGAAACCCGATCGAGAACGACGCCATCGGCCCGTTGTGGTCGCGCATGGCGAGATGCGCAATCAGCGTCGAATCCAGCCCGCCACTGAGAAACACACCGATGGGGACATCGCTCATGAGCTGGCGGCGGACCGCGCCAGTGACGGCCTCGCGGACGCGCTGTACGGATGTCGGTATGTCGGCTTGCGGTTGAGGCGCGGGCGACGTCCAGTAGCGTTCGGTGCGCATGCCGCCAGAATCAAGCACGAGATAGGTGCCGGGCTCCAGTTTGCGAACGCCGCGCACGAGACTGTGCGGCGACGGCACATAACCCAGCGACAGGTAAAGACCGAGCGCGGTTGGGTCCATTTCGCGCTCGATGTCGCAGCTCGCCAGCAGGGCGCGCAGTTCGGAAGCGAGCAGCAGACGGTTTCCGTTCCAGTGGTAGTAAACTGGCTTGATGCCAAGCGGGTCGCGTGCGACGATCAGCCGCTGCTCGCGCTGGTCAAACAGCGCCAAGGCGAACATGCCGTTGAGCTGTTCGAGAAACGCGTCGCCGTATTCCTCGTAGGCATGGACGACTGTTTCGGTGTCCGAGTTGGAGCGGAACACGTGCCCGCGTGCTTCGAGCGCTGCGCGCATTTCAGGATGGTTGTAAAGCTCACCGTTGTAGACGATCCAAATCGAACCGTCCTCATTAGACAGCGGCATGCGGCCCGCTTCGCTCAGGTCGATGATGCTCAACCGCTTCGAACCAAGCCCGGCATGCAGCGGTCCGGCCTCGAACTGCGCGATCCCGTCCTGATCCGGCCCGCGGTGCGATATGGCGTGCGCCATGCGTGCCAGCATGTCCATGTCGATTGGTGCATTAAGCGCCGCGATGGCGGCAATTCCGCACATAGTCGTCCTATCTGCTCGACCGCGCACCCTCGGTGGGCGCGATCTCAGTGTACAAGTCGGCCAGTTCCGCGGCCGTTCTTTCCCACGTATACAGCGCAGCCCGCTGCAAGCCTCGCTCGACAAGACTTGTCCGCAGCGAAATGTCGTCGCGCAGCCGCAAGATTGCTGCGGCAACCGCCTCCGGTTCATCCGCGTTCACCAGCAGGCCGGCATCGCCCACGATTTCCGGCAGCGAACCGGCATCGGAACAAATGACGGGCGTGCCGGATGCCATTGCTTCGGCTGCAGGAAGCCCAAACCCTTCCAGCCGCGATGTCGTCACGAACACATCGGAAACGCGATACAGCAGCGGCAGATGCGCCTCGTCTACGCGCCCCGTAAAAACGACATCGCCATCGAGGCCAAGCGCGGAGATCATCTGAACTGTAGCCTGTCGCCACCGGTCTCCGCCCGCGCCGCCGGCTTTGATCAGCCGAACTGGCTGACCACGCGCTTTCAATATCGCGACGGCATTGAGCAACGTTGCAAGGTTCTTGCGCGGCAGTTCGCTGCCGACATACAGCAGGTCGAACACACCGGGCGTGCGCGGCGGTCGATACCGATCCAGCACGGCAGGATCGGCGGCGGAGGGTCGTTCGCGGTACGCGGCATCGACACCATGGAAGATCACGCGGATTCGGTCGCGGGGCACTGCCAGCGACTCTTGCAGCGTGTGCGCCGTAAATGCGGATACCGCCACCAGTCGATCGGCCCGACGCAAACCGAGGAACTGCTGTTTCATCAATGTGCGGCCAAGCGGTGTGAACAGCGAGTCGTCCTCATGGCTCACAAGCATGCCGAGGTCGTGCACGGTGACCACCGAAGGATGGATCGAGCGGTAGCGCAGCAGGGCGCTGCCCATGATCTGCATCAGGTGGACGATGCTGCCCGGTCGCCGGCCCGCGATTCCGACCGGTAGGTGGCGCAGCGTCTGGACCCGATTTGCACCGGGCAGCGACTGGAAGCGGCGGTGACATGGATCGACCGACTCTGTGTGGCGCTGCAGCGCGTCTCCTATTGCCGACGCGTAGCGGCCGATGCCAGTGGCAGCATCGCCGGCGCCGAACTCGACCAACTCGACCGGGATACGTCGCGCACTCATGAGTCATCTCCCGCGCGATTCGAGATCGCGCGAGGTTGACAGCGAGTCGATGGGACGTGCGCTTGAATTACCATCGCGTTCTGATCGCCTTGAAAGGATAGTCGAGGAGGACGAGTGCCCACACGACGAAGTCGATCAGGACAAACCACGGGATCTGCCAGTAGCCCGCGCCAAACGATGTACCGGTCAGCCGTTCGCCGGCGCGCACGTAACGCGCGCGGTTCAAGATGACGAACAGCCACGCGGCTGCTGTCAACGCGGCGGGTAATGGACCGATCAGAACTGCGACCGGCGTGCCAACAATCATCAGCATGCCAAGGATGCTGGGGGCTAGTCCGCGTGCGGCCTCCCCATACACCCCGAACCGGACACCATGCAGCACTACATTGCGAAGCCAGCGCGATTGCTGCCTGCGATACGTGCCGAAGTCCGCCGCATATTCGCTGGCGATTTGACTCGCTGGCGCATGAAGGATCGTGACACCCGCTTCGCGCAGCCGCTTCGCCATGACGTAGTCGGTCCCGGTTGGCGCTTCGTACCGGAAGCCTCCGGACGCCTCGACGGCATCCCGCATGAAGGCCGCGTTTCGGCCCAGGATGCCGTCCGTGCTGGGTCCCCAATGGGCGCGCACGTAGCGGTCGACATACCACTGCTGGACAACGAACGGAGTGGACATCTGACGATCGAGCGGGCGGCTCCCGCCGGTCGCCGCTTGTGCTGCGTCGTTCAACAGCGGCGCGAGGGTGGCCTCAAACGACTCGTCATCAAGCTCACAATCTGCGTCGGTCAAGTAGAAGAGGTCGCCTGTCGCGTGCTCGTAGGCCTTGCGCAGCGCGCGCTGCTTGCCTTCTCCGGGCTGCTGTTCGAGGACGACGACGCATTCCGAACGGGACGATGCGGCCAGTTCAACCGTGCCATCTGTGCCTCCGGCACACAACACCAGTTCGCGATTCGGGTAGCGCAGGCGCTTGAACGACTCGATGTGGCTGGGCAGCAGCGCGGCCTCATTCCATGCCGCGACCAGTACACTTACTTTAGGAGGGTGGGGTGGCAGCGCTGCCGCGACGTGACGTGCTGGCGGGACGAGCAGGCGATCGCGCGACCACCGCGACCACTGAACTGCGACGATACCGGCAGCAAGGCCGGCAACTACAAGCAGGCTAGCGTACTCCATGGCGGTTCGCAGCACAGCACGGAACTACCGCCACAGCATGGCAGGCGATACGGTGCAGGCCCACGAATCCCCCTTTCGCCATTCGTACAGAGTCGTGCCGTCCTGCGTAATGTCGAGCACGTCGTCGTCTTCGTGGAAGCGCGCCGGCTTTCCGCGGAACACGCAATCGCGCATTACCGCGCCGGTTGTCGGGGGCGGTATGTAAGTGTTGTCAGGCAGCAGCCGGCACAGCAGAGCGAACGCTTTGTCCGTCCAGCCCGCGACGGGCAGTAGGTCGAAGGCGTGTGGAAGTCCGGGCGGAGTCTGTTGACTGCTCTGTGAGGCAAACCCGTGCGCCGTCTGAAACCCGCCTGACTCCAGCTGGCCGCCCAGAATCCAGTCGAGCGTCGGCTGATAGTCGAACGCAAACCCGTGCGGGACGAGCGACAGCCCGGCCAGTACAATATCGCCCGCGCCGGCCACCCAACGCGGATAGCGATTCGCACGTCCATCCGCGTACAGCACTTGTGGTAGGCCGCCGTCCGTGTCGATGTGCCGCATAATGAATTTCATCGCCGACACTGCGGCCGACAGGTACTTGTCGCTGCCGGTCAGTTCGTGGGCCAATACGAGCGCCGGTACGATCCGTGCGTTGTAGTACGGGAAGTACCAGTTCACCGTGCGTTCCTGCTCGATATACTGCGCGAATGCGCCCCGATTTTCGTCGCGCCCGTTCTGCAGCGACAGGCAGTGGTCGAGCGCGGGCAGGCCGTACGCGTCGAGATAGCGCGAGTCTCCGCTAAGTTCACTGAGCCGCGCCAGCGCGATAAACAGCGTGGCGACCTTGTTGGGAACAATGGTGATCGAACGGGTGTCATCGAAGAAGCAGTACCGTTCGGCGTTCCACAGCCTACGAATGTAGAAGAACTCGATGTTGCGACGGGCTGCGGCGATGTAACCCTCCCATCCCTCAGCCTGCTCCGCTTTGAGGTGCGCGGCGACGTTGAGCAGCGCGATGTCGACTGCGGCCTCATGCGGCGTTCCACCGGTGTATGGATTCAACTGGAACTGCGAGTTGGCAAAGTTGCCGAACTCGTCCTGCCCGTTCACGATGTCGTTGGCCGCGGCGACCGCACGATCGAGGTAGTAATACAGCCCGGATGCACGGTAGAGGTCGAGGTATCCGCTGATGATTCCCTCGTAGCGCCAGTCGATTCCGGCGCCCGTAAACATCAGCGCGTGCTGCCACCAGTGCACAACCGGTCCGCCGAACCCGCCCTGAACCCGCATCGTTTCTAGCCAATAGGCGCAGTTGGCCGCGCTTTGTGCCAGAGCGGTGGGCGTTTCCTCGATCATCGGTTCGGCCATTTGCTGCATCATGCGTCCTTTTGCAGGGTGATCAGAGCGAGCGTGCCCAGCCAACGCCCCAGATAAGACTCGCGCGTGCGGACAACGGAACGGCCAGCGAGATCGTCACGGCCGAAGCGGCTGTATGCGCGGTAGGCCATGCTCCACAACACGCTGATTTCCCCGTGCAGGTGTAAAATTGGCGCGCTCTGCTGGTAGCCGTGCTGGTTCGCAAGCCTAAGACACGCCCGAGCACGCAGCATCGGCGTCGATCCGATAAATCGGTAGAGCGCGCCGGCCGCTACGATCAGGAGCTGGGCGGGTGGCGACGATGAAGTGACCACGGCCTCGATTTGATTGATATTCGGCAGGATCAATACAACGCGGCGCTGCGCTGCGGCGGGGTCAAACGGCTGACAAGTCGCGACTCTGCGCAGGAACTCGGTGGCGAGGCGCGCATCCGACGAGAGCACGCCGGTATCGATCGTGTCGTGTACGCATTGGACCGCCAG
This window contains:
- a CDS encoding glycosyltransferase family 4 protein; protein product: MSARRIPVELVEFGAGDAATGIGRYASAIGDALQRHTESVDPCHRRFQSLPGANRVQTLRHLPVGIAGRRPGSIVHLMQIMGSALLRYRSIHPSVVTVHDLGMLVSHEDDSLFTPLGRTLMKQQFLGLRRADRLVAVSAFTAHTLQESLAVPRDRIRVIFHGVDAAYRERPSAADPAVLDRYRPPRTPGVFDLLYVGSELPRKNLATLLNAVAILKARGQPVRLIKAGGAGGDRWRQATVQMISALGLDGDVVFTGRVDEAHLPLLYRVSDVFVTTSRLEGFGLPAAEAMASGTPVICSDAGSLPEIVGDAGLLVNADEPEAVAAAILRLRDDISLRTSLVERGLQRAALYTWERTAAELADLYTEIAPTEGARSSR
- the asnB gene encoding asparagine synthase (glutamine-hydrolyzing) encodes the protein MCGIAAIAALNAPIDMDMLARMAHAISHRGPDQDGIAQFEAGPLHAGLGSKRLSIIDLSEAGRMPLSNEDGSIWIVYNGELYNHPEMRAALEARGHVFRSNSDTETVVHAYEEYGDAFLEQLNGMFALALFDQREQRLIVARDPLGIKPVYYHWNGNRLLLASELRALLASCDIEREMDPTALGLYLSLGYVPSPHSLVRGVRKLEPGTYLVLDSGGMRTERYWTSPAPQPQADIPTSVQRVREAVTGAVRRQLMSDVPIGVFLSGGLDSTLIAHLAMRDHNGPMASFSIGFPDAAGRVDETSIYNRDLIHARQVARDLGMDHHELLVSPTLDVPDLLVRSVVGLDEPTWEPSFTSLNLLAAEARKHGAIVILTGDGSDELFGGYPWHTAAFRHQTLERIPALRAALPLLERIGRGRTLGIKARDLRTKLHAPVSTYYRYTFELLTEAEKQALVPRDFAPQVTDEAVEALVNDRLSGLGTLELPDALALLDLLLWVREQFNHRVDRMTMLHSIEARVPLQDLEVVRAALSVPLRTRLHGGQSKYLLREAFKDVVPDHVLNRPKRPFSTPTEGWLRGPLRPLIHELLSGPHLDGTVLNPESTAALVGRFFAGDDRLSFKVWALLNLQIWYDHVMTI
- a CDS encoding glycosyltransferase, whose translation is MEYASLLVVAGLAAGIVAVQWSRWSRDRLLVPPARHVAAALPPHPPKVSVLVAAWNEAALLPSHIESFKRLRYPNRELVLCAGGTDGTVELAASSRSECVVVLEQQPGEGKQRALRKAYEHATGDLFYLTDADCELDDESFEATLAPLLNDAAQAATGGSRPLDRQMSTPFVVQQWYVDRYVRAHWGPSTDGILGRNAAFMRDAVEASGGFRYEAPTGTDYVMAKRLREAGVTILHAPASQIASEYAADFGTYRRQQSRWLRNVVLHGVRFGVYGEAARGLAPSILGMLMIVGTPVAVLIGPLPAALTAAAWLFVILNRARYVRAGERLTGTSFGAGYWQIPWFVLIDFVVWALVLLDYPFKAIRTRW